One Nicotiana tomentosiformis chromosome 4, ASM39032v3, whole genome shotgun sequence genomic window carries:
- the LOC138909443 gene encoding uncharacterized protein — MVSLAYIPIGERLLASDVQALANQFVRLDVSEPSHVLACMISQSSLYERIRERQYDDPHLLVLKDTVRHGGTKHITVRVDGVLRMQGRICVPKVDGLRELILEEAHSFRYSIYPSAAKMYEDLCSTIIGG, encoded by the coding sequence atggttagccttgcgtatattccaattGGGGAGAGACTgttagcatcagatgttcaggctttggctaaccagttcgtgaggttagatgtttcagagcctagtcatGTTTTAGCTTGCATGATATctcagtcttctttgtatgagagaatcagagagcgtcagtatgatgacccccatttgcttgtccttaaagacacagtgcggcacggcgGTACCAAACATATTACTGTTAGAGTTGATGGGgttttgcggatgcagggtcggatttgtgtgcccaaagtggatgggcttcgtgagctgattcttgaggaggcccacagttttcggtattctatttatccgagtgccgccaagatgtacgAGGACTTATGCAGCACTATTATTGGAGGATAA
- the LOC138909441 gene encoding uncharacterized protein: MVKEEAIAIWYRTHKPQQLVSGVAHSKKATSKKRSKADSQAFTSKTNVKTKGSKGRGNSNMGVAHSQKSTSKKRSKADSQASTSKKNAKTKDGKGRGNSNMVQNSQVSDVQQSQASSRGALTVFNEQFGVLVLRFQQGRPVSRVIDRGSNNGAVESSTVVIGDIGYKPRKVMIFVKAGRHSFDSENKIKFECTTCKKSFHSYQALGGHRERHKRTKGYENISIEIEHMQNQATDSKLTNTKNSSNDSTIDEFGEKFETSSVSKKQK, translated from the exons ATGGTAAAGGAAGAGGCAATAGCAATATGGTACAGAACTCACAAACCTCAACAGTTAGTTTCG GGAGTGGCTCACTCAAAAAAAGCAACCTCTAAAAAGAGATCAAAGGCTGACTCCCAAGCATTTACTAGTAAGACGAATGTTAAAACTAAGGGTAGTAAAGGAAGAGGCAATAGCAACATG GGAGTGGCTCATTCACAAAAATCAACCTCTAAAAAGAGATCAAAGGCTGACTCCCAAGCATCTACTAGTAAGAAGAATGCTAAAACTAAGGATGGTAAAGGAAGAGGCAATAGCAACATGGTGCAGAACTCACAGGTTTCAGATGTGCAGCAATCTCAGGCAAGTAGCAGAGGTGCTCTTACTGTATTTAATGAGCAGTTTGGTGTGCTAGTTCTGAGGTTCCAG CAAGGGAGGCCTGTTAGTAGGGTAATCGACCGTGGAAGCAACAATGGAGCAGTTGAAAGTTCAACTGTTGTGATTGGTGATATTGGTTATAAACCAA gGAAAGTTATGAT CTTTGTAAAGGCAGGTCGTCATTCTTTTGATTCTGAGAACAAGATTAAATTTGAGTGTACTACTTGCAAAAAGAGCTTTCACTCTTACCAAGCTCTTGGTGGTCACAGAGAAAGACACAAAAGGACTAAAGGCTATGAAAATATTAGTATAGAGATTGAACATATGCAAAATCAAGCTACTGATAGCAAGCTCACAAATACAAAGAATAGCAGCAATGACAGTACAATTGATGAATTTGGCGAAAAGTTTGAGACAAGTTCTGTGTCCAAGAAACAAAAGTAA
- the LOC138909444 gene encoding uncharacterized protein translates to MQGLQTPRVLPAQLVAVAQVQASPIMSEDEQNRLKRFGRLKPPSFSGAESEDAQDFLGRYQRILRTAGILDTSGISFTTFHLMGAAFTWWEIYERGRPAGAMPLLWNEFSVLFLEKFVPLTRMEELRRQFEQLRQEGMSVTQYEMRFSEVAHHTVWLVSTERKRIKRFIDGLNYGLCFIMTRENVSGVMFD, encoded by the coding sequence atgcagggacttcaaacaccgagggtactaccagcccagctagttgcagttgctcaggTCCAGGCGAGTCCCATTATGAGTGAAGATGAGCAGAATAGActaaagaggtttgggaggctaaagcctccatctttcagtggggctgagtcagaggatgctcaggacttcttgggtAGGTaccagcggattcttcgcacggCGGGTATATTGGATACTAGTGGgatctcatttactacttttcatcTAATGGGGGCAGCCTTCACATGGTGGGAGATATATGAACGAGGCAGGCCAGCCGGTGCCATGCCACTTTTATGGaacgagttctccgttctcttcttggagaagtttgtgccactaACCCGCatggaggagttgcgtaggcagtttgagcagctacgccaggagggcatgtctgtgacccaatacgagatgagattttcagaggtGGCTCATCACACGGTCTGGTTGGTTTCCACAGAGAGgaagaggattaagaggttcattgatggcctcaactatggattgTGCTTTATTATGACTCGAGAGAATGTATCAGGTGTTATGTTTGATTAG